Proteins encoded within one genomic window of Chloroflexota bacterium:
- a CDS encoding S9 family peptidase — MQTTSASQPLYTFNQFAAIRRYFTNAGATLTWSPDSQWLAYITNISGQFNLWKQPAAGGYPIQLTAFANRIARTGAWSPDGKHILLSVDYQGDEYHQLYLVPARGGEPVQLTSEPHVQHYIEGNPWSPNGRWIAYAANDRSPAHMDVVVRDMRSGETRRVLAGESLYYPEAWSPDGRYLTALEWITATDYNLHLIDVRTGKTRCITPHAGRGDAAYATGPWLPDSSGFYFISDEGREYRGLAQYDLRQQQAAWVLTPRWDINHVEGTTDGRLLAWDVNADGISRLHVRNQRSGRMLKLPPLPRSVISMPSFSPDGRKLAFFRSAATNPAELCVLDLRTAKLDTITHSMLGGIDSKDLVEPQLVRYPSADGWRIAAWLYKPRGLKAGRRAPVVIAVHGGPEAQEQPYYGYGLYQYWLSRGIAVLAPNIRGSTGYGKSFEMAIYRDWGGGELRDVEHAVKYLRGLAWVAPKRIGIFGPSFGGFVVLSALARLPHLFAAGVDWFGPSNLVSTVLTDPPWWRHMDELTIGDPVKDHDELMARSPVTYADRIRAPLFVIQGALDMRVAQSESDQIVEKLRALGVAVRYDIYPDEGHGFTKRANELKAVQDTAEFLEQQLLKR, encoded by the coding sequence ATGCAAACAACTTCAGCCAGCCAGCCGCTCTACACGTTCAACCAGTTCGCGGCGATCCGCCGCTACTTTACCAATGCCGGCGCCACGCTGACCTGGTCGCCGGACAGCCAGTGGCTGGCGTACATCACGAACATCTCCGGCCAGTTCAACTTGTGGAAACAGCCGGCGGCGGGCGGCTATCCGATCCAACTGACGGCGTTCGCCAACCGGATTGCGCGCACCGGCGCCTGGTCGCCGGATGGCAAGCATATCCTGTTGAGCGTCGATTACCAGGGTGACGAGTATCACCAGTTGTACCTGGTGCCGGCGCGCGGCGGCGAGCCGGTGCAGTTGACAAGCGAGCCGCACGTGCAGCACTACATCGAGGGGAACCCGTGGTCGCCCAACGGCCGCTGGATTGCGTATGCCGCCAACGATCGGTCGCCCGCGCACATGGACGTGGTCGTGCGCGATATGCGCAGCGGCGAGACGCGCCGTGTGCTCGCCGGCGAGAGCCTGTACTACCCCGAAGCGTGGTCGCCCGACGGCCGGTATTTGACCGCGCTGGAGTGGATTACCGCGACCGACTACAACCTGCACCTGATCGATGTGCGCACCGGCAAGACGCGCTGCATCACGCCGCACGCCGGGCGCGGCGATGCGGCGTATGCCACGGGGCCGTGGCTGCCGGATTCGAGCGGCTTCTATTTTATTAGCGACGAGGGGCGCGAGTATCGGGGGCTTGCACAGTACGATTTGCGGCAGCAGCAAGCAGCATGGGTGCTGACGCCGCGATGGGACATCAACCACGTGGAGGGCACGACCGACGGCCGCCTGCTGGCGTGGGATGTCAACGCGGACGGGATCAGCCGGCTGCATGTGCGCAACCAGCGCAGCGGACGAATGCTCAAGCTGCCGCCGCTGCCGCGCAGCGTCATTTCCATGCCGTCGTTCTCACCCGATGGCCGCAAGCTGGCGTTCTTCCGCAGTGCGGCCACCAACCCGGCGGAGCTGTGCGTGCTCGACCTGCGCACGGCAAAACTCGACACGATCACGCACTCCATGCTGGGCGGCATCGACAGCAAAGACCTGGTGGAGCCGCAACTGGTCCGCTATCCGTCGGCGGACGGCTGGCGCATCGCAGCGTGGCTGTACAAACCGCGCGGATTGAAGGCGGGGCGGCGCGCACCGGTGGTGATCGCCGTGCATGGCGGGCCGGAAGCGCAGGAGCAGCCGTATTACGGCTACGGCCTGTATCAGTACTGGCTGTCGCGCGGCATCGCCGTGCTGGCGCCGAACATCCGCGGCTCGACCGGCTACGGCAAGTCGTTCGAGATGGCGATCTACCGCGACTGGGGGGGCGGCGAACTGCGCGACGTCGAGCACGCCGTCAAGTATCTGCGCGGGCTGGCGTGGGTCGCCCCGAAGCGTATCGGCATCTTCGGGCCGTCGTTCGGCGGTTTCGTCGTGCTCTCCGCGCTGGCGCGCCTGCCACACCTGTTCGCGGCCGGCGTGGACTGGTTCGGCCCGTCCAATCTCGTCTCGACGGTGCTGACGGACCCGCCATGGTGGCGGCACATGGACGAGTTGACCATCGGCGACCCCGTGAAAGACCATGACGAGCTCATGGCGCGTTCGCCGGTGACGTACGCGGACCGCATCCGCGCGCCGCTGTTCGTCATTCAGGGCGCGCTGGACATGCGGGTGGCGCAGAGCGAAAGCGACCAGATCGTCGAGAAGTTGCGTGCGCTCGGCGTCGCCGTGCGCTACGACATCTACCCCGACGAGGGGCACGGCTTTACCAAGCGCGCGAACGAACTGAAAGCGGTGCAGGATACGGCCGAGTTTCTGGAGCAGCAGTTGTTGAAGCGGTAG
- a CDS encoding YdeI/OmpD-associated family protein encodes MRSAQAWANWLKAHHATSAGVWLAIAKKDSGRRSVTYAEALDEALCYGWIDSQKKSHSETHFLQKFTLRGPRSIWSKVNREKVAVLARAGRMQPAGLQAVERAKQNGQWEAAYDAQSRAAIPADLRAELECRPKAAAFFATLDSRNRYAILHRLQIAKQAETRARRLAEFVSMLERREKIYP; translated from the coding sequence ATGAGAAGCGCGCAGGCATGGGCGAACTGGCTGAAAGCGCATCATGCGACCTCGGCGGGTGTGTGGCTGGCTATTGCGAAGAAGGACTCCGGGCGCCGGTCGGTAACGTACGCCGAGGCGCTTGACGAAGCGTTGTGCTACGGCTGGATCGACAGCCAAAAGAAATCACATAGCGAGACGCACTTCCTGCAAAAGTTCACGCTGCGCGGCCCCCGCAGCATCTGGTCGAAGGTCAATCGCGAGAAGGTGGCGGTGCTGGCGCGCGCCGGGCGCATGCAGCCCGCCGGCTTGCAGGCCGTAGAGCGCGCCAAGCAGAACGGGCAGTGGGAGGCGGCGTACGATGCGCAGAGTCGCGCCGCCATCCCCGCCGACCTGCGGGCGGAACTGGAGTGTCGACCGAAGGCGGCCGCCTTCTTCGCCACGCTTGACAGCCGCAACCGCTACGCCATCCTGCACCGGCTCCAGATTGCCAAGCAGGCGGAGACGCGCGCCCGGCGGCTGGCGGAGTTCGTCAGCATGCTCGAGCGGCGCGAGAAGATATACCCGTAG
- a CDS encoding cupin domain-containing protein translates to MAHVKHQSELPHLRSTRDHRTRIDLVKDGALHAEHISADMITYQPGDTAARHYHKDCEHLFYVTSGEGILHVDDASYPLRAGSVALVGPGEVHWFANPTPATFTFLEFWAPPPTASVWVDQGDI, encoded by the coding sequence ATGGCGCACGTCAAACACCAGTCCGAGTTGCCGCATCTGCGCTCGACGCGCGACCACCGCACGCGCATCGACCTCGTGAAGGACGGCGCGCTGCACGCCGAGCACATCAGCGCCGACATGATCACTTACCAGCCGGGCGACACGGCGGCGCGGCACTACCACAAGGATTGCGAGCACCTGTTCTACGTCACGTCCGGCGAGGGCATCCTGCACGTCGACGATGCCAGCTACCCGCTGCGCGCGGGCAGCGTCGCGCTCGTCGGCCCGGGCGAGGTCCACTGGTTCGCGAACCCGACGCCGGCGACGTTCACGTTCCTGGAGTTCTGGGCGCCGCCGCCGACCGCATCGGTCTGGGTGGACCAGGGCGACATCTGA
- a CDS encoding amidohydrolase, giving the protein MILDMHAHVIPPEALREVNPAEEWRPRVFRDEQGKQKVDHGGVVIGAATREFVHIDRILAEQRPAGVDVIALSPWTSLFNYERSTDDALRSGRLQNEAIARYVRDYPQQVAGYGTVPLQYPALAAREAAHVVKQLGLNGIEIGTNVNGVYLGDEKLLPFWEAVAALDTFVFVHPVPGVGGPLMRQYDLGNLYGNPAENGLTTASLIFGGVLERFPSLKICIAHGGGVLPYIIGRLDQGYRARARSKTIITRLPSEYLRMLYFDTITHSAEALRYLIAVVGADHVLLGSDYPFDMGYERPAELVNSLNLPPAEAQAILGASAARLLKFSAA; this is encoded by the coding sequence ATGATTCTCGACATGCACGCGCACGTCATCCCGCCCGAGGCGCTGCGCGAGGTCAACCCGGCTGAGGAGTGGCGCCCGCGCGTCTTCCGCGACGAGCAGGGCAAGCAAAAGGTGGATCACGGCGGCGTGGTCATCGGCGCGGCGACCCGGGAGTTCGTGCACATCGATCGCATCCTCGCCGAGCAGAGGCCCGCCGGCGTGGACGTCATCGCGCTCTCGCCGTGGACATCGCTCTTCAACTACGAGCGATCGACGGACGACGCGCTGCGTTCCGGCCGCCTGCAGAACGAGGCGATTGCCCGTTACGTGCGCGACTACCCGCAGCAGGTCGCCGGTTACGGCACCGTGCCGCTGCAGTACCCCGCGCTCGCGGCGCGCGAAGCCGCGCACGTCGTCAAGCAACTCGGCCTCAACGGCATCGAGATTGGCACCAACGTCAACGGCGTGTACCTGGGCGACGAGAAACTGCTGCCGTTCTGGGAAGCGGTCGCCGCGCTCGACACGTTCGTGTTCGTGCACCCGGTGCCGGGCGTCGGCGGCCCGCTGATGCGCCAGTACGATCTCGGCAACCTGTACGGCAACCCGGCCGAGAACGGCCTGACGACCGCCAGCCTGATCTTCGGCGGTGTGCTGGAGCGCTTCCCGTCGCTGAAGATCTGCATCGCGCACGGCGGCGGCGTCCTGCCGTACATCATCGGCCGGCTCGACCAGGGCTACCGCGCGCGGGCGCGCTCCAAAACGATTATCACGCGCCTGCCGAGCGAGTACCTGCGCATGCTGTACTTCGACACGATCACCCATTCCGCCGAGGCGCTGCGTTACCTGATCGCGGTCGTCGGCGCCGACCACGTTCTGCTCGGCTCGGACTACCCGTTCGATATGGGCTACGAGCGCCCGGCCGAACTGGTCAACAGCCTGAACCTGCCGCCCGCCGAAGCGCAGGCAATTCTCGGTGCGTCAGCCGCGCGCCTGCTGAAGTTCAGCGCCGCCTGA
- a CDS encoding aminopeptidase P family protein — MKSFDFAQYHGQLDRREPYGNISGTPWYPGATYAKFSDVEFERRYRTTREKMARLGLDVLIAPGSPHHWSWGGGMLWLSGHWNWHAMVEHVVVPLKGEPALIYSQGGAHLEATRRAVYPKDVRNSRGGRFADLIAEVVTERGCAEGRIGIAEADWNFHDYIPVNQVERMGELLPKARIELVPDFFHELVYRKSAEEQAFVAKAGEMCVKALYAIRDRARPGVTEYELAASAAKAIMMEDGQVDFLIIGSTPMANPAQVFGNPRPSHRVLQEGDIIMNELAAAYHGYSAQIGIPICVGKPTENVSSFFDEIVLPGYKLMEQTLKPGNDLEEVKKAGEFFRAHGAQSRAIHLHGIDFVSNSPHVGTEHVRAYPYEQKMQPGAVLMLEPCPITADGLLGLFYGHTYIMTDTGARRVTECPDELLVAKW; from the coding sequence ATGAAATCATTCGACTTCGCTCAATATCACGGGCAGCTCGACCGGCGCGAGCCGTACGGCAACATCAGCGGCACGCCGTGGTACCCCGGCGCGACCTACGCCAAATTCTCCGACGTCGAGTTCGAGCGGCGGTACCGGACCACGCGCGAGAAGATGGCGCGCCTGGGGCTCGACGTGCTGATCGCGCCCGGCAGCCCGCACCACTGGTCGTGGGGCGGCGGCATGCTGTGGCTGTCCGGCCACTGGAACTGGCACGCGATGGTGGAGCACGTCGTCGTGCCGCTGAAGGGCGAGCCGGCGCTGATCTACTCGCAGGGCGGCGCGCACCTCGAGGCGACGCGCCGGGCCGTGTACCCCAAGGACGTGCGCAACTCGCGCGGCGGGCGCTTCGCCGACCTGATCGCCGAGGTCGTCACGGAGCGCGGCTGCGCGGAAGGCCGCATCGGCATCGCCGAGGCCGACTGGAACTTCCACGACTACATCCCGGTCAACCAGGTTGAGCGGATGGGCGAGTTGCTGCCCAAGGCGCGCATCGAGTTGGTGCCGGACTTTTTCCACGAACTCGTGTACAGGAAAAGCGCGGAGGAGCAGGCGTTTGTCGCCAAAGCGGGCGAGATGTGCGTCAAGGCGCTGTACGCCATCCGCGACCGCGCCCGCCCGGGCGTGACCGAGTACGAACTGGCCGCCTCGGCGGCGAAGGCGATCATGATGGAAGACGGGCAGGTGGACTTCCTGATCATCGGCTCGACGCCGATGGCCAATCCGGCGCAGGTCTTCGGCAACCCGCGCCCGTCGCACCGCGTCCTGCAGGAAGGCGACATCATCATGAACGAGTTGGCCGCCGCTTATCACGGCTACTCGGCCCAGATCGGCATCCCGATCTGCGTCGGCAAGCCGACCGAGAACGTCAGCAGCTTCTTCGACGAGATCGTGCTGCCGGGTTACAAGCTGATGGAACAGACTCTGAAGCCGGGCAACGACCTTGAGGAAGTCAAGAAGGCGGGCGAGTTCTTCCGCGCCCACGGCGCGCAGTCGCGCGCCATCCACCTGCACGGCATCGACTTCGTCAGCAACTCGCCGCACGTCGGCACCGAGCACGTGCGGGCGTACCCGTACGAGCAGAAGATGCAGCCCGGCGCCGTGCTGATGCTGGAACCGTGCCCGATCACGGCCGACGGCCTGCTCGGCCTGTTCTATGGCCACACGTACATTATGACGGACACCGGCGCGCGGCGCGTGACCGAGTGTCCCGACGAGTTGCTCGTCGCCAAGTGGTGA
- a CDS encoding aminopeptidase P family protein, whose amino-acid sequence MSGFDFQEVRARLDQGKYFNAMRNTPYYADAVYPRFSNAEYARRYALTREKMARLGLDVLLVGGGPAHWSYGAGVTWLAGHHEWHSMATQLVVPLAGEPTFIYSMGGTHAEATRRAVYPKDVRESGGGRFTEVAAQRIAELGLTKGRIGVTAVDSVFMDYMPVNQWQVLREKLPDAKLERVGDFFHEFVYIKSPEEQAYVTRAGELCVRAIEAMTAAARPGVTEYELKAEAAFAILDGGGEIDFLILGACPMDNPALIFGNPRPSQRRLQKGDIILNELAAGFNGYTAQIGVPICVGKPTDKVRRMFDDVALPAYERMAAQLAPGKTLREVWQASQYIHEQGYQSRPGHLHGVDFVTHSPHIGAEGPRGHDYEMVLSPGMELMLEPNPITPDGLLGLFFGHTVLITGSGHHRVTDRLPLQMMVAGA is encoded by the coding sequence ATGAGCGGCTTCGATTTTCAGGAGGTGCGCGCGCGGCTCGACCAGGGCAAGTATTTCAACGCGATGCGCAACACGCCCTACTACGCCGACGCGGTGTACCCGCGCTTCTCCAATGCGGAGTACGCGCGGCGCTACGCGCTGACGCGCGAGAAGATGGCGCGGCTGGGGCTGGACGTGTTGCTGGTGGGCGGCGGGCCTGCGCACTGGTCGTACGGCGCCGGTGTCACGTGGCTGGCCGGCCACCACGAGTGGCACTCGATGGCGACACAGTTGGTCGTGCCATTGGCGGGCGAGCCGACGTTCATCTACTCGATGGGCGGCACGCACGCCGAGGCGACGCGGCGCGCGGTCTATCCGAAAGATGTGCGCGAGTCGGGCGGTGGGCGTTTCACCGAAGTCGCGGCCCAGCGGATCGCCGAGCTGGGGCTGACTAAAGGCCGCATCGGCGTCACGGCGGTCGATTCCGTGTTCATGGACTACATGCCAGTCAACCAGTGGCAGGTCCTGCGTGAGAAGCTGCCGGATGCCAAGCTGGAGCGCGTCGGCGACTTCTTCCATGAGTTCGTGTATATCAAAAGCCCGGAAGAGCAGGCCTACGTCACCCGCGCCGGCGAATTGTGCGTGCGTGCTATCGAGGCGATGACCGCGGCCGCGCGCCCCGGCGTGACCGAGTACGAACTGAAGGCCGAAGCGGCGTTTGCCATCCTCGACGGCGGCGGCGAGATCGACTTTCTGATTCTCGGCGCGTGCCCGATGGACAATCCCGCGTTGATCTTTGGCAACCCGCGCCCGTCGCAGCGCCGCTTGCAGAAGGGCGACATTATCCTGAACGAGTTGGCGGCCGGCTTCAACGGCTATACCGCTCAGATCGGCGTGCCGATCTGCGTCGGGAAGCCGACAGACAAAGTCAGGCGCATGTTTGACGACGTCGCCCTGCCCGCCTACGAGCGCATGGCGGCACAACTGGCGCCCGGTAAGACGCTGCGCGAGGTCTGGCAGGCGAGCCAGTACATCCACGAGCAGGGCTACCAGTCGCGGCCGGGCCACCTGCACGGCGTGGACTTCGTGACCCACTCGCCGCACATCGGCGCGGAAGGGCCGCGCGGCCACGACTACGAAATGGTGCTGTCACCCGGCATGGAGTTGATGCTGGAGCCGAACCCGATCACGCCCGACGGCCTGCTGGGCCTGTTCTTCGGGCACACCGTGCTGATCACCGGCAGCGGCCACCACCGTGTCACCGATCGTCTGCCGCTGCAGATGATGGTCGCCGGGGCATAG
- a CDS encoding prolyl oligopeptidase family serine peptidase, translated as MQMHPDPLIQQVLDTWMPRFLNSDIAYYDILTTVARMRTWDDWGPQWMQTAAMHEQLAEQAWSAGRKISAINAFQVAAGYYHTGYHIYTRDMAVHEHGLRKMVELHDRMLPYMEPPVEKVTIPFENSHFVGLFSKPRGATKPPVCIFIPGLDSTKENRHRGRAPYLRRGMAVLTIDGPGQGEVSQWLTIRADYETVIGAAIDYLGARGDVDVERVGISGGSLGGYYAPRAAAFEKRIKACIGNCGPYDWAECFWIIPQVTREAFQHYTGAQSMDEAYERSKALTLKGAAAQIACPLLIVHGKLDPLIPWQQGERIVKEASGLKQFVLYDEGNHALNNISYKSGPRMADWMAEQLGGVVA; from the coding sequence ATGCAAATGCACCCCGACCCGCTGATCCAGCAAGTGCTCGACACCTGGATGCCGCGTTTCCTCAACAGCGACATCGCCTATTACGACATCCTGACGACCGTGGCGCGCATGCGCACCTGGGACGACTGGGGTCCGCAGTGGATGCAGACCGCCGCGATGCACGAGCAACTGGCCGAGCAGGCGTGGTCCGCGGGGCGCAAGATCAGCGCGATCAACGCTTTCCAGGTCGCGGCGGGATACTATCACACCGGCTATCACATCTACACGCGCGACATGGCGGTACACGAGCATGGCCTGCGCAAGATGGTCGAGTTGCACGACCGCATGCTGCCGTACATGGAGCCGCCGGTCGAGAAAGTCACTATCCCTTTTGAGAATAGCCATTTCGTCGGCCTGTTCAGCAAGCCACGCGGCGCGACCAAGCCGCCGGTCTGCATCTTCATCCCTGGCCTCGACTCGACCAAGGAGAACCGGCACCGCGGCCGCGCGCCGTACCTGCGGCGCGGCATGGCCGTGCTGACAATTGACGGCCCCGGGCAGGGCGAGGTCAGCCAGTGGCTGACGATTCGCGCCGACTACGAGACCGTGATCGGCGCGGCGATCGACTACCTGGGTGCGCGCGGCGACGTGGACGTGGAGCGCGTTGGCATCAGCGGCGGCAGCCTGGGCGGCTACTACGCGCCGCGCGCTGCCGCCTTCGAGAAGCGCATCAAGGCGTGCATCGGTAATTGTGGGCCGTACGACTGGGCCGAGTGCTTCTGGATCATCCCGCAGGTAACGCGCGAGGCGTTCCAGCACTACACCGGCGCGCAGAGCATGGACGAGGCGTACGAGCGCTCCAAAGCGCTGACGCTGAAAGGCGCCGCCGCGCAGATCGCCTGCCCGCTGCTGATCGTGCACGGCAAGCTCGACCCGCTGATCCCGTGGCAGCAGGGCGAGCGGATCGTGAAGGAAGCGTCGGGCCTCAAGCAGTTCGTGCTGTACGACGAGGGCAACCACGCGCTGAACAACATCTCGTACAAGTCCGGCCCGCGCATGGCGGACTGGATGGCCGAGCAGTTGGGCGGCGTGGTCGCGTAG
- a CDS encoding aminopeptidase P family protein produces MPQPVFPRFSEAEYQRRHANVRAMLARERLDALIIHGDSSLNRFGQADIHYVSNFLGNRDNLVVFPPAHPPTLFMQSRNHAPDARRASILPDTRWGGRDSAETVLAHLREIGLTRGTLGVVGNLPYGAYVALAQALPDMKFRNATAAFRMLRVDKSDEEIAWIRRGAAYTDAMMVALEAQVRPGMREDQLSAIVEGAYIHDGGQHHLHYISSTSMYASDRCVPAQNLSERVVQKGDVILTELSAAYWGYSGQILRPIAVGAEPTGDYADLYRVAEEAYWRVCAAIKPGVTALDAQQAGAYIDGTPYTILDGLVHGFCAGLLPPSIDTPATQEEPLKPFVFRKNQCLVVQPNIVTKDLQKGVQLGNLCLVTDSGLETLQKYPNMFVRAG; encoded by the coding sequence ATGCCGCAGCCAGTGTTCCCGCGCTTCTCCGAGGCCGAATACCAGCGGCGCCATGCCAATGTGCGCGCGATGCTTGCCCGCGAACGGCTGGACGCGCTGATCATTCACGGCGACTCGTCGCTCAACCGCTTCGGGCAAGCCGACATCCATTACGTCTCGAACTTCCTGGGCAACCGCGACAATCTGGTCGTCTTTCCGCCGGCGCACCCGCCGACGCTGTTCATGCAGTCGCGCAACCACGCGCCCGACGCGCGCCGCGCCTCGATCCTGCCCGATACGCGCTGGGGCGGCCGCGACTCGGCCGAGACGGTGCTGGCGCACCTGCGTGAGATCGGCCTGACGCGCGGCACGCTCGGGGTGGTGGGCAACTTGCCGTATGGCGCGTATGTTGCGCTGGCGCAGGCGCTGCCCGATATGAAGTTCCGCAACGCAACGGCGGCGTTCCGCATGCTGCGCGTGGACAAGAGCGACGAGGAGATCGCTTGGATTCGCCGCGGCGCGGCGTACACGGATGCGATGATGGTCGCGCTGGAGGCGCAGGTGCGGCCCGGCATGCGCGAGGACCAGCTGAGCGCCATCGTCGAGGGCGCGTACATCCACGATGGCGGCCAGCATCACCTGCACTATATCTCGTCCACATCGATGTACGCATCCGATCGCTGCGTGCCGGCGCAGAACCTGAGCGAGCGCGTCGTGCAAAAGGGCGACGTGATTCTGACCGAACTCAGCGCGGCCTATTGGGGCTATTCCGGCCAGATTCTGCGCCCAATCGCCGTCGGTGCGGAGCCAACAGGCGATTACGCCGATCTGTACCGCGTCGCGGAGGAAGCCTACTGGCGCGTCTGCGCGGCGATCAAGCCGGGCGTGACGGCGCTCGACGCGCAGCAGGCCGGCGCCTACATCGACGGCACGCCGTACACGATCCTCGACGGGCTGGTACACGGCTTCTGCGCCGGGCTATTGCCGCCCTCGATCGACACGCCCGCCACCCAGGAAGAACCGCTCAAGCCGTTCGTCTTCCGCAAGAACCAGTGCCTGGTCGTGCAGCCCAACATCGTCACGAAGGACCTGCAGAAGGGCGTGCAACTCGGTAACCTGTGCCTCGTGACGGACAGCGGGCTGGAGACGCTGCAGAAATACCCAAATATGTTTGTGCGCGCAGGCTAG
- a CDS encoding ABC transporter permease yields the protein MTATVQPAARKLTSRAIEARQRRNASLYTLGVRGASLVIVIGAWEYFGRGVNNLTFTYPSAVIAAFGVLIGNGELWKYLSDSLQVLLYGLSIGTVVGILLGLLMGRWRPPEVLLQPLLFAFNSMPLVALLPLLVMWFGIGVQGKVVAVFLFTFFPLVVNSFQGVKSVDPRLLEVARSFNTRERRLWSDVLLPSAMPFIVTGFRQAISRGMIGMVAADLQTALTGIGYMIVRYSNSYQMDKTFVPVITLAVIALVLVQGLRIVERRLQPWTQPDTAV from the coding sequence ATGACCGCCACCGTGCAACCCGCCGCGCGCAAGCTGACGAGCCGCGCGATCGAGGCGCGCCAGCGCCGTAACGCGTCGCTCTACACGCTGGGCGTGCGCGGCGCCTCGCTGGTGATCGTGATTGGCGCCTGGGAGTACTTCGGACGCGGCGTCAATAATCTGACCTTCACCTACCCCTCCGCGGTCATCGCCGCCTTCGGCGTGCTGATCGGCAACGGCGAATTGTGGAAATACCTGTCCGACAGCCTGCAGGTACTCCTGTACGGCCTGTCGATCGGCACGGTCGTCGGCATCCTGCTCGGACTGCTGATGGGGCGCTGGCGGCCGCCGGAAGTCCTGCTGCAGCCGCTGTTGTTCGCTTTCAACTCGATGCCGCTGGTCGCGCTCCTGCCGTTGCTGGTCATGTGGTTCGGCATCGGCGTGCAGGGCAAGGTCGTGGCGGTCTTTCTGTTTACGTTCTTCCCACTGGTCGTCAACTCGTTTCAGGGCGTGAAGAGCGTGGACCCGCGCCTGCTGGAGGTCGCGCGCTCGTTCAACACCCGCGAGCGCCGCCTGTGGAGCGACGTGCTGCTGCCATCGGCCATGCCGTTCATCGTGACCGGTTTCCGGCAGGCGATCAGCCGCGGCATGATCGGCATGGTCGCCGCCGATTTGCAGACCGCGCTGACCGGCATCGGCTACATGATCGTGCGCTACTCGAACAGCTACCAGATGGACAAAACATTCGTGCCCGTGATCACGCTCGCCGTCATCGCGCTGGTGCTGGTGCAAGGCCTGCGCATCGTGGAGCGTCGCTTGCAGCCGTGGACGCAGCCGGACACGGCCGTCTAA
- a CDS encoding ABC transporter permease: MTTAHTAPVVTSARRNEAAARVQRRERLQLIGLRVAVLLVLGGVWEYFGARASPLQFAPLSLIAQSFGVALGSGELWHYLSLSLQTMLIGAVIGISSGLGLGLVMARFRLVDLALDTYITVLFSLPMIAIAPLIQRWLNSGELTGIVIVILFTFFPMVVNTYQGVKNVDGRLMEVARSFRTNEWQLWRDVVLPGALPFIAAGLRIAIPRALLAMVVADLYATASGVGRMIAVYTNRYQPEMVFVPVLTLAFLGVTLVTLSNWLERWLVPWAHARKEG; this comes from the coding sequence ATGACTACTGCCCATACAGCGCCGGTGGTTACTTCGGCGCGCCGCAATGAAGCCGCCGCGCGCGTCCAGCGGCGCGAACGGTTGCAGTTGATCGGCCTGCGCGTCGCCGTGTTGCTCGTGCTGGGCGGGGTCTGGGAATATTTCGGCGCGCGCGCCAGCCCGTTGCAGTTTGCGCCCCTCTCGCTGATTGCGCAGTCATTCGGTGTCGCCTTGGGCAGCGGCGAACTGTGGCACTACCTGTCGCTGAGCCTCCAGACCATGCTCATCGGCGCCGTCATCGGCATATCCAGCGGGCTCGGCCTGGGCCTGGTCATGGCGCGCTTCCGACTGGTCGACCTCGCGCTGGACACCTATATTACCGTCCTGTTCTCTCTGCCGATGATCGCCATCGCGCCGCTGATTCAGCGCTGGCTCAACTCGGGCGAACTGACGGGCATCGTGATCGTCATACTCTTCACCTTCTTCCCGATGGTGGTCAACACCTATCAGGGCGTCAAGAACGTGGACGGGCGCTTGATGGAAGTGGCGCGCTCGTTCCGCACGAACGAATGGCAATTGTGGCGCGACGTCGTGCTGCCCGGCGCCTTGCCGTTCATCGCCGCCGGCTTGCGCATTGCGATTCCACGCGCGCTGCTCGCCATGGTCGTCGCCGACCTGTATGCGACGGCCTCGGGGGTCGGCCGCATGATCGCCGTCTACACCAACCGCTATCAGCCGGAAATGGTGTTCGTGCCGGTGCTGACGCTGGCCTTCCTCGGCGTGACGCTGGTGACGCTGTCCAACTGGCTCGAACGCTGGCTGGTGCCGTGGGCCCACGCCCGGAAGGAGGGCTGA